A portion of the Syntrophorhabdaceae bacterium genome contains these proteins:
- a CDS encoding methyltransferase domain-containing protein has translation MTETIAGRASEKGGARLIDKNAPGTQDRVVSILTRMPKGRLLDAPAGEGALVQRLMGIHDITAVDIDEDFFRLRGQVPFKKVDLNGTLPFEDASFDYVTCVEGIEHLENPFSCVREFARVLKPGGSLVITTPNIMSIKSRTRFLFYGYHDFFRFIKLPDDFRHGNPEYDHQHINPMTFTELRYALEKAGFEVAGIHANRYVKAGKWSFLYPLVKSIITRRTAGKAPQDRDLFSREILEGEIIIVEAKRK, from the coding sequence GTGACAGAAACCATTGCAGGAAGAGCATCGGAAAAAGGTGGGGCACGACTGATCGACAAGAATGCCCCCGGTACACAGGACAGGGTTGTTTCCATCCTCACGCGGATGCCAAAGGGGAGGCTCCTTGACGCCCCTGCCGGCGAGGGGGCGCTGGTGCAAAGGCTGATGGGCATCCATGACATCACGGCCGTCGATATCGACGAGGACTTTTTTCGGCTCCGCGGGCAGGTACCCTTCAAAAAGGTCGACCTCAACGGCACCCTTCCGTTCGAGGACGCGTCCTTCGACTATGTCACCTGTGTCGAGGGTATCGAACATCTCGAAAACCCTTTCTCCTGCGTCAGGGAGTTTGCGAGGGTGTTGAAGCCGGGTGGCAGCCTTGTTATCACCACACCCAACATCATGTCCATCAAGAGCCGGACGCGATTTCTGTTCTATGGCTATCACGACTTCTTCCGCTTCATCAAACTGCCCGATGATTTTCGTCACGGGAACCCTGAATACGATCATCAGCACATTAACCCGATGACCTTCACTGAATTGAGATACGCCCTTGAAAAGGCCGGATTTGAAGTGGCGGGGATCCATGCGAACCGGTACGTCAAAGCCGGCAAATGGAGCTTTCTCTATCCCCTGGTAAAGAGTATCATCACCAGGAGAACGGCGGGCAAAGCTCCTCAGGATAGAGATCTCTTTTCACGGGAGATACTTGAAGGAGAGATCATCATCGTGGAGGCAAAGAGGAAATGA
- a CDS encoding glycosyltransferase family 4 protein, translated as MRLVYAIRHVGMTGGVKVFFQHVELLRDMGHSVRLLTRFIDEEWGFRVRPEVVPAFDDKTIPDADGIVVTTPKDVEELWGVAKSRGIPLFHFLQGFEPDYVLERIKGSVVPKRFRGTDIISKVKYWYKKREWKDRLKRFDRLYELPTVKIAIAPHLVRGVEDRYRTRCYLVPNGIDQGVFHPKEKGMDYAGPLKILSVGNYTIEYKAIPDVLAAVRILKEQGRAVHLTRVSPADITEAEKQAGVVDRSLVRISEAEMAALYRESHILIAASTEIEGFGLPPVEAMSTGTPVILTKITPFFAFDDTHDFAYFVDVHKPGAIAQGILDIAQDPALREALIERGFEVSAKYRLSNVGKRLEEIFKEHVNRG; from the coding sequence ATGAGGCTGGTTTACGCAATACGGCATGTGGGCATGACGGGGGGCGTGAAGGTCTTTTTTCAGCACGTCGAGCTCCTGAGAGATATGGGTCATTCAGTCCGCTTGCTCACACGTTTCATCGATGAGGAGTGGGGCTTTCGGGTGAGGCCGGAGGTTGTCCCTGCCTTTGATGACAAGACCATCCCCGATGCGGACGGCATAGTCGTGACAACCCCCAAAGACGTTGAGGAACTCTGGGGGGTGGCGAAGAGCCGCGGTATTCCACTTTTTCACTTCCTGCAGGGTTTTGAACCCGATTATGTTCTGGAGCGAATTAAGGGCTCCGTCGTTCCGAAGCGTTTCCGGGGCACCGACATCATTTCAAAGGTGAAGTATTGGTACAAGAAGAGGGAATGGAAGGACAGGCTGAAAAGGTTCGATCGCCTCTATGAACTCCCCACGGTGAAGATCGCAATTGCCCCCCACCTTGTCCGGGGTGTCGAAGATAGATACCGTACCCGCTGTTACCTGGTTCCCAACGGGATCGACCAGGGCGTCTTTCACCCCAAAGAGAAGGGGATGGATTACGCGGGTCCCCTCAAGATACTTTCCGTAGGCAACTATACCATTGAGTACAAGGCAATACCCGATGTTCTCGCGGCGGTCCGGATCCTGAAGGAACAGGGAAGGGCCGTTCATCTTACGCGGGTCTCGCCGGCCGACATCACTGAGGCGGAGAAACAGGCGGGTGTGGTGGACAGATCTCTCGTAAGGATCTCGGAGGCGGAAATGGCGGCCCTTTACCGGGAGAGTCATATTCTTATTGCCGCGTCAACGGAGATAGAGGGTTTCGGTTTGCCGCCCGTCGAGGCAATGAGTACGGGAACCCCGGTGATCCTGACAAAGATCACGCCCTTTTTTGCCTTCGATGATACCCACGATTTCGCTTACTTCGTCGATGTGCACAAGCCCGGGGCGATCGCGCAAGGCATTCTGGATATTGCACAGGATCCCGCTTTGCGCGAAGCATTGATTGAGAGAGGTTTTGAAGTATCGGCAAAATATCGGTTGAGCAACGTTGGAAAACGACTTGAAGAGATCTTCAAGGAACATGTGAACAGAGGATAG